The Setaria italica strain Yugu1 chromosome VIII, Setaria_italica_v2.0, whole genome shotgun sequence genome includes the window GCCCACCACCNNNNNNNNNNNNNNNNNNNNNNNNNNNNNNNNNNNNNNNNNNNNNNNNNNNNNNNNNNNNNNNNNNNNNNNNNNNNNNNNNNNNNNNNNNNNNNNNNNNNNNNNNNNNNNNNNNNNNNNNNNNNNNNNNNNNNNNNNNNNNNNNNNNNNNNNNNNNNNNNNNNNNNNNNNNNNNNNNNNNNNNNNNNNNNNNNNNNNNNNNNNNNNNNNNNNNNNNNNNNNNNNNNNNNNNNNNNNNNNNNNNNNNNNNNNNNNNNNNNNNNNNNNNNNNNNNNNNNNNNNNNNNNNNNNNNNNNNNNNNNNNNNNNNNNNNNNNNNNNNNNNNNNNNNNNNNNNNNNNNNNNNNNNNNNNNNNNNNNNNNNNNNNNNNNNNNNNNNNNNNNNNNNNNNNNNNNNNNNNNNNNNNNNNNNNNNNNNNNNNNNNNNNNNNNNNNNNNNNNNNNNNNNNNNNNNNNNNNNNNNNNNNNNNNNNNNNNNNNNNNNNNNNNNNNNNNNNNNNNNNNNNNNNNNNNNNNNNNNNNNNNNNNNNNNNNNNNNNNNNNNNNNNNNNNNNNNNNNNNNNNNNNNNNNNNNNNNNNNNNNNNNNNNNNNNNNNNNNNNNNNNNNNNNNNNNNNNNNNNNNNNNNNNNNNNNNNNNNNNNNNNNNNNNNNNNNNNNNNNNNNNNNNNNNNNNNNNNNNNNNNNNNNNNNNNNNNNNNNNNNNNNNNNNNNNNNNNNNNNNNNNNNNNNNNNNNNNNNNNNNNNNNNNNNNNNNNNNNNNNNNNNNNNNNNNNNNNNNNNNNNNNNNNNNNNNNNNNNNNNNNNNNNNNNNNNNNNNNNNNNNNNNNNNNNNNNNNNNNNNNNNNNNNNNNNNNNNNNNNNNNNNNNNNNNNNNNNNNNNNNNNNNNNNNNNNNNNNNNNNNNNNNNNNNNNNNNNNNNNNNNNNNNNNNNNNNNNNNNNNNNNNNNNNNNNNNNNNNNNNNNNNNNNNNNNNNNNNNNNNNNNNNNNNNNNNNNNNNNNNNNNNNNNNNNNNNNNNNNNNNNNNNNNNNNNNNNNNNNNNNNNNNNNNNNNNNNNNNNCCAAGGCCCACCGCATCGGCCTCACCACCCCGACCCCACCCAACCCCCACAGACCCTCCTAGCTAGGCATGGAGGTCGAGATCAAGATccgcctccccgacgccgccgcccaccgccgcctctcctccttcctcgcgccccgcctccgccgcaccCACGCCCAGCGGAACCTCTtcttcgacgccgccgcgcggaccctcgccgccgccaccgccgcgctccGCATCCGCCTCTACGGCCCCGACGACCGCGCCCCCTCCCGCGTGATGCTCGCGCTCAAGCGCCGCCCGCGGATCGACGCCGGCGTCAGCCGCGTCGAGGAGGTCGAGGAGCCGCTCGACCCCGCCATCGCCCTTGCCTGCGCCGCCGACCCCGCGCGCCTCGGCGGGGTCGACTCACCGATCgtgcgcctcgtcgccgccgactACGGCGTCGGAGGGGACGCCGCGCCATTCGTCTGCCTCGGCGGCTTCCGGAACACCCGCGCCGTCTACGAGCTCGAGGACGAAGGGCTCGTGCTGGAGCTTGATGAGACGCGGTTTGACTTCGGGACCAGCTACGAGCTCGAGTGCGAGACGGCGGAGCCTGACCAGGTCAAGGAGGTGCTGGAGCGCCTGCTCACGGTCGCCGGCGTGCCGTACGAGTACTCCCGCAGCAATAAGTTCGCCTGCTTCATGGCAGGGAAGCTGCTTCCTTGACTAGGCAGCCAAGTGTTCTTGGTATCTCCGAGCTTGGCGTCTTCTATGTAATTCGATTTCACACAAGTCCTCGGTGGCATCTCATCTAGCATACCATACTTGGCATTTCAGAAGACAAATCCCTGGTTAACTCATCTCTGTGTTCTACTATCTATTATTCATGTGATGAAACGCGCTGCGTTCTTGCACTTCGCATTTCCTCAAAATTCATGCCTCCCCCACTTTGATTTATAGTAGTAATTTACTTCGACATGCTTGCCATTTTTAAATGAGTATGAATAGTTAACCAATTATGCTAATCGAAATACCCAAATTCAAGCTGCCATTTCTGCTCTGACTTTCATTCTGTTTACGAACTCTACCTGATGGTGCATCATGGATGCCTGACTGCCTGCTATGTTCAACTTCAGGAAAATAACTTTATCAATTGCCGCTGCCTTGCTTTGATGGTCATTTGTGTGTTTCCTTCCTAGATTCGCATGGAGTGTTGTGTGTTACATGCATTTGAGAAATCAGCGCCGTTGACACTCGAAACATTTGGCTTCGCAGTTTTGGCATCCCAAACATGAGGTCGCTTGATTCATTGA containing:
- the LOC101766730 gene encoding triphosphate tunel metalloenzyme 3, producing the protein MEVEIKIRLPDAAAHRRLSSFLAPRLRRTHAQRNLFFDAAARTLAAATAALRIRLYGPDDRAPSRVMLALKRRPRIDAGVSRVEEVEEPLDPAIALACAADPARLGGVDSPIVRLVAADYGVGGDAAPFVCLGGFRNTRAVYELEDEGLVLELDETRFDFGTSYELECETAEPDQVKEVLERLLTVAGVPYEYSRSNKFACFMAGKLLP